One stretch of Glycine soja cultivar W05 chromosome 7, ASM419377v2, whole genome shotgun sequence DNA includes these proteins:
- the LOC114419863 gene encoding uncharacterized protein LOC114419863 isoform X2 → MSTHANQEPLNSHQPEAKPQDLPPDQPGSVSPGAEAEAEAEAGEEEEGECGFCLFMKGGGCRDEFVGWENCVEEAESNNEDLLEKCAQVTAALKRCMEAHSDYYEPIIRAEKLAEEQAIVELEKEKQNQQQPPPQDQNLLWSLIMWEIANTCG, encoded by the exons ATGTCCACACACGCGAACCAAGAACCTCTAAATTCCCACCAACCCGAAGCGAAACCCCAAGATCTCCCTCCTGATCAACCAGGTTCGGTGTCTCCCGGAGCCGAAGCCGAAGCCGAAGCCGAAGCcggggaagaggaagaaggagagtGCGGGTTCTGCCTCTTTATGAAGGGTGGCGGGTGCAGAGACGAGTTCGTAGGGTGGGAGAATTGCGTCGAGGAGGCCGAGAGCAACAACGAGGACCTCCTCGAGAAGTGCGCCCAGGTCACCGCCGCGCTCAAGCGCTGTATGGAAGCCCACTCCGACTACTACGAGCCCATCATCCGCGCCGAGAAGCTCGCTGAGGAACAGGCCATCGTCGAATTGGAGAAGGAGAAGCAGAATCAACAACAACCACCACCACAAGACCAAAA TTTGTTGTGGTCCTTGATAATGTGGGAAATTGCAAACACATGTGGCTGA
- the LOC114419863 gene encoding uncharacterized protein LOC114419863 isoform X1, whose amino-acid sequence MSTHANQEPLNSHQPEAKPQDLPPDQPGSVSPGAEAEAEAEAGEEEEGECGFCLFMKGGGCRDEFVGWENCVEEAESNNEDLLEKCAQVTAALKRCMEAHSDYYEPIIRAEKLAEEQAIVELEKEKQNQQQPPPQDQKAEKVVEEVAIIELKTPKQSLTPNESQPPSTSSQDQKI is encoded by the exons ATGTCCACACACGCGAACCAAGAACCTCTAAATTCCCACCAACCCGAAGCGAAACCCCAAGATCTCCCTCCTGATCAACCAGGTTCGGTGTCTCCCGGAGCCGAAGCCGAAGCCGAAGCCGAAGCcggggaagaggaagaaggagagtGCGGGTTCTGCCTCTTTATGAAGGGTGGCGGGTGCAGAGACGAGTTCGTAGGGTGGGAGAATTGCGTCGAGGAGGCCGAGAGCAACAACGAGGACCTCCTCGAGAAGTGCGCCCAGGTCACCGCCGCGCTCAAGCGCTGTATGGAAGCCCACTCCGACTACTACGAGCCCATCATCCGCGCCGAGAAGCTCGCTGAGGAACAGGCCATCGTCGAATTGGAGAAGGAGAAGCAGAATCAACAACAACCACCACCACAAGACCAAAA GGCCGAAAAGGTTGTTGAGGAAGTAGCCATCATTGAATTGAAGACGCCAAAGCAAAGTTTGACACCAAACGAGTCCCAACCCCCTTCAACTTCTAGTCAAGACCAAAA AATTTAA